A portion of the Polaribacter cellanae genome contains these proteins:
- a CDS encoding AraC family transcriptional regulator codes for MKLHLLDRSTNNTAISVRINSYPNFLKIWHYHPELELVTILKSKGTRFIGDSIKKFQPKDVVLIGKNLPHMWLNDGNYFEESSTLKAEAISVHFKENFLGDVFLDLPEMKSISQLFEKAKQGIYFKNVPKKLRQDIKGLVTSSDFYKTHQFIDILYKLSIHKNFKLLASSGYTKSLQKEDSTLSNQVIAYIFKNFNQEISLSSVAKIAKMNTAAFSRSFKRVHRKTFSKYVNEIRIGYACKLLQENQLNIATIAYESGFNNLSNFNRQFKNIKNISPSTYLKKHINYTK; via the coding sequence ATGAAACTCCATTTATTAGATAGAAGCACCAATAATACAGCGATTTCTGTAAGAATTAATAGTTATCCTAATTTTTTAAAAATCTGGCATTATCATCCAGAGTTAGAACTAGTAACAATTTTAAAAAGTAAAGGCACACGTTTTATAGGCGATAGCATTAAAAAATTTCAACCTAAAGATGTGGTTTTAATTGGAAAGAATTTACCACATATGTGGTTAAATGATGGTAATTATTTTGAAGAAAGTAGCACCCTAAAAGCTGAAGCAATTTCTGTTCATTTCAAAGAAAATTTTTTAGGAGATGTTTTCCTAGATTTGCCTGAAATGAAATCAATCTCTCAACTATTTGAGAAAGCAAAACAAGGTATTTATTTTAAAAATGTACCTAAGAAATTAAGGCAAGATATAAAAGGTTTAGTTACTTCTTCCGATTTTTATAAAACGCATCAATTTATAGATATTCTATACAAGCTCTCTATCCATAAAAACTTTAAATTACTGGCCAGTTCTGGATATACGAAATCACTACAAAAGGAAGACTCTACATTATCTAACCAAGTAATAGCATATATTTTTAAGAATTTTAATCAAGAAATTAGTTTAAGTAGTGTTGCAAAAATTGCGAAAATGAATACAGCCGCTTTTAGTAGATCTTTTAAACGTGTGCATCGTAAAACGTTTTCTAAATATGTAAACGAAATAAGAATTGGTTATGCATGTAAATTACTTCAAGAAAATCAATTAAATATTGCTACAATCGCTTACGAATCTGGTTTTAATAACCTATCTAACTTTAATAGACAATTTAAAAATATTAAAAATATCTCCCCTTCAACTTATTTAAAAAAACATATAAATTACACTAAATAA
- a CDS encoding formylglycine-generating enzyme family protein, giving the protein MTFKTKFTIISFFTCGSFIISCDKKEKVKNLDKSEKVTKTVLKEDVKTPDEMVWVERKTFLMGAKEDDQYAMMREKPAHKVSVDGFFIDVHEVTNRQFRAFVEATKYVTTAEKPIDWDEIKKDLPARTKKPADSILQPGSLIFNKHARKVVSMNNYQQWWIWKIGANWKQPEGPGSSIEGKDNYPVVHVSYNDALAYCKWANRRLPTEAEWESAAQGKNTADTFTWGNNFAELNANANTWQGQFPTKNNSLDGFEYIAPVESYPPNSIGLYDMAGNVWEMTTDLFNVNYYKSLNSNEVLNNPRGADSSYTPSNPYQLEHVMKGGSFLCHASYCASFRISAKMGMEPSSSADHIGFRTVATPEMLVDKK; this is encoded by the coding sequence ATGACTTTTAAAACAAAATTTACAATAATCTCATTTTTTACATGTGGCTCTTTTATAATTTCTTGTGACAAAAAAGAAAAAGTTAAAAATTTAGATAAAAGTGAAAAAGTAACGAAAACTGTTTTAAAAGAGGATGTAAAAACGCCAGATGAAATGGTTTGGGTTGAAAGAAAAACATTTTTAATGGGGGCAAAAGAAGACGACCAATATGCAATGATGCGTGAGAAACCAGCACACAAAGTTTCTGTAGATGGTTTTTTTATTGATGTTCATGAGGTTACAAACAGGCAGTTTAGAGCATTTGTTGAAGCTACCAAATATGTTACAACAGCAGAAAAACCAATTGATTGGGACGAAATTAAAAAAGATCTACCAGCAAGAACCAAAAAACCAGCAGATTCTATTTTACAACCAGGAAGTTTAATTTTTAACAAACACGCAAGAAAAGTGGTTTCTATGAATAATTACCAACAATGGTGGATCTGGAAAATTGGTGCAAACTGGAAACAACCAGAAGGTCCAGGAAGTTCTATTGAAGGAAAAGACAATTACCCAGTAGTTCATGTTAGTTACAACGATGCTTTGGCATATTGTAAATGGGCAAATAGAAGGTTGCCAACAGAAGCAGAATGGGAATCTGCAGCGCAAGGAAAAAATACGGCAGACACTTTTACTTGGGGAAATAACTTTGCAGAACTAAATGCAAATGCAAATACTTGGCAAGGTCAATTTCCTACGAAAAATAATTCTTTGGATGGTTTCGAATATATTGCTCCTGTAGAATCGTATCCTCCAAATAGTATTGGCTTGTATGATATGGCTGGAAATGTTTGGGAAATGACAACAGATTTATTTAATGTAAATTATTATAAATCATTAAACTCTAACGAAGTTTTAAATAACCCTAGAGGAGCAGATAGTTCTTATACACCTTCGAATCCATATCAATTAGAACACGTTATGAAAGGTGGTTCTTTTTTATGTCATGCTTCTTATTGTGCAAGTTTTAGAATTTCTGCAAAAATGGGAATGGAACCAAGCTCAAGTGCAGACCATATTGGTTTTCGAACGGTTGCAACCCCAGAAATGTTGGTTGATAAGAAGTAA
- a CDS encoding helix-turn-helix domain-containing protein, producing MKKKEGFNEEKSIVLPKSIIKDLKKNKLVNSLLVTDIGYYPNAYHHYRKRKGISQNILIYCVNGEGWVEIDEKKQQITENEYIIISAETAHKYGANNNNPWSIYWIHFTGNKAESLINHPNKKVAIHLTSNSRFRDRILLFEEIFNNLEMGYSKDNLEYANICLWHMLGSLRYVSQFRKVKEIQASDRISKSITYMKEHLNEKISLDTLAKDAQLSVSQFCTLFKKKTAISPLNYLTHLKIRKACNLLDFSDLKVNEIAIKVGYQDSFYFSRVFTKTMGNSPRNYRNLKKG from the coding sequence ATGAAAAAAAAAGAAGGTTTTAATGAAGAAAAATCGATTGTTTTACCAAAAAGCATCATCAAAGATTTAAAGAAAAATAAACTTGTAAACTCTTTGTTAGTTACAGACATAGGTTATTACCCAAATGCTTATCATCATTATAGAAAAAGAAAAGGTATTTCTCAAAACATTCTAATTTATTGTGTAAATGGTGAAGGCTGGGTAGAAATAGATGAAAAAAAACAGCAAATAACCGAAAACGAATATATTATTATTTCCGCAGAAACTGCTCATAAATATGGTGCGAATAATAACAATCCATGGAGTATTTATTGGATTCATTTTACAGGAAACAAAGCAGAAAGCCTCATAAATCATCCGAATAAAAAAGTAGCTATTCATTTAACTTCAAACTCTAGATTTAGAGATCGAATTTTACTTTTCGAAGAAATTTTTAACAATTTAGAAATGGGTTATAGCAAAGATAATTTAGAATATGCCAACATTTGTTTGTGGCATATGTTAGGTTCTTTACGATATGTGTCTCAATTTAGAAAAGTAAAAGAAATACAAGCTTCAGACAGGATTTCGAAAAGTATTACTTACATGAAAGAACACTTAAACGAGAAAATAAGTTTAGATACTTTGGCAAAAGACGCACAACTTTCTGTTTCTCAATTCTGTACACTTTTCAAGAAAAAAACGGCGATTTCTCCATTAAATTACTTAACCCATTTAAAAATTCGAAAAGCGTGTAATTTGTTAGATTTTAGCGATTTAAAAGTAAATGAAATTGCAATAAAAGTTGGCTATCAAGATTCTTTTTATTTTTCTCGTGTTTTTACAAAAACAATGGGAAATTCGCCGAGAAATTATCGAAATTTAAAGAAAGGATAA